One segment of Sesamum indicum cultivar Zhongzhi No. 13 linkage group LG4, S_indicum_v1.0, whole genome shotgun sequence DNA contains the following:
- the LOC105160601 gene encoding putative glycerol-3-phosphate transporter 1, which produces MGSIAEPPPEVNYSKPLGIRFIEYIKRSAISYKTHQAIVLIVTFFAYLTYHATRKTTSVVKSALDPQSPDLDLKSPFSWRRAYSHKPLESTRNSWVLGAGWAPFNGADGTALLGELDVAFLFVYAVGMFFSGHAGDRMDLRIFLTIGMVGTGLFTALFGIGYWANVHLFYYYLIVQMLAGLFQSTGWPSVVAVVGNWFGKKKRGLIMGIWNAHTSLGNITGSVVASILLKYGWGWSMVVPGLGIAFVGMVLFFFLPVSPESVGASMDDDELLSPRKEGEEVTEPLLRAKSDDKDAVGFLEAWRIPGVAPFALCLFFAKLVAYTFLYWLPFYISHTAIEGRYLSNEESGNLSTLFDVGGVVGGILAGHISDRLGARAITAASFMYCAIPALFFYRSYGHVSMTLNIILMLITGMFVNGPYALITTAVSADLGTHSSLKGNSKALATVTAIIDGTGSIGAAIGPLLTGYISTKSWSAVFTMLMGAALIAGLLLTRLVVAEVAAKIQGLRSELTRSRSPETEV; this is translated from the exons ATGGGTTCAATTGCAGAACCACCGCCAGAAGTAAATTACAGCAAGCCCCTAGGAATCCGATTTATAGAGTACATAAAAAGATCGGCCATTTCTTACAAGACTCATCAAGCCATTGTCCTTATAGTAACCTTCTTCGCTTACTTGACCTACCATGCTACTAGGAAAACAACGAGTGTTGTAAAAAGTGCTCTTGATCCCCAGTCTCCCGATCTAGACTTGAAATCGCCCTTCTCGTGGAGAAGGGCTTATTCTCACAAGCCATTAGAAAGCACTAGGAATTCATGGGTTCTTGGAGCTGGTTGGGCGCCGTTTAATGGTGCTGATGGAACAGCATTGCTTGGCGAGCTTGATGTTGCTTTCCTCTTTGTGTATGCTGTGGGGATGTTCTTTTCTGGGCATGCAGGAGATAGGATGGATCTCAGAATTTTTCTAACTATAGGGATGGTCGGAACTGGTTTGTTTACGGCCCTTTTTGGTATTGGATACTGGGCGAACGtccacttattttattattatttgatcgTCCAAATGCTTGCTGGCTTGTTCCAATCTACTGGATGGCCCTCAGTCGTTGCGGTAGTTGGCAATTGGTTTGGTAAGAAGAAGAGAGGACTTATAATGGGTATCTGGAATGCTCATACATCTCTTGGTAACATTACCGGTTCTGTGGTTGCTTCAATATTGTTGAAGTATGGATGGGGTTGGTCCATGGTTGTCCCTGGTTTAGGAATTGCTTTTGTGGGCATGGTGCTGTTCTTTTTCTTACCGGTTAGCCCTGAGTCTGTTGGAGCTAGTATGGATGACGATGAGTTGCTGTCTCCCAGGAAAGAAGGAGAGGAAGTAACAGAACCATTGTTGAGAGCAAAGTCAGATGATAAGGATGCTGTGGGATTCCTAGAAGCATGGAGAATTCCTGGGGTTGCCCCCTTTGCACTTTGTCTTTTCTTTGCTAAATTGGTGGCGTACACATTCCTCTACTGGCTACCATTCTATATTAGCCATACAG CTATTGAAGGGAGATACTTATCGAACGAGGAGTCTGGAAACCTCTCGACGTTATTTGATGTCGGAGGGGTGGTTGGTGGGATCCTGGCAGGCCATATTTCTGATCGTTTAGGTGCTAGAGCCATAACGGCAGCGAGTTTCATGTACTGTGCCATTCCAGCTCTCTTCTTCTACAGAAGCTACGGGCACGTCTCGATGACTCTAAACATCATACTCATGTTGATCACGGGCATGTTTGTGAATGGGCCTTATGCTCTTATAACGACTGCAGTTTCGGCTGACCTGGGAACACACAGCTCATTAAAGGGCAACTCGAAAGCACTAGCCACAGTTACCGCCATTATAGATGGAACGGGCTCTATCGGGGCTGCCATTGGACCATTGCTAACAGGATATATTTCAACTAAGAGCTGGAGTGCTGTTTTCACAATGCTAATGGGTGCAGCCCTGATAGCTGGTCTGCTTCTAACGAGGCTGGTTGTGGCTGAGGTGGCTGCAAAGATTCAAGGGTTGAGGTCAGAGCTAACAAGGTCGAGGTCTCCCGAAACAGAAGTATAG
- the LOC105160729 gene encoding probable inactive receptor kinase At4g23740, which produces MSAIYDNWERLVAAVFRKQQLWELFHDHSRSPSILSEASDFSSSFNLGSPFHDLALDFSRLGSFSRPHKTTGRLALVSDFSSAFDVEDVFLASAGLLGRGTFGTTYTVAMGNGVKIVVKRLKSRNISEQEFKNQMEIVGNVRHENVAALRAYYSSEDERLMLYDYYSDGSVHALLHGQTGQSKSHVDWETRRRIAIGAARGIAAIHAQNGGKLVHGNIKASNVFLNSQEAGCVSDLGLATVVETAFMPTAGCYDPQVKNARDVSQASDVYSFGILLLQLLTRKSPAHVPGGPMAVDLIKLVTSVKSKERAAKAFDAELLMYPWIRDQAVIMLQIGIACVAKSVKKRPKMSQVVKMLADICIMNPASTMNPQNLGCLCKELVFIEGANPKFELEDLLGASAEVLEKGTFGTFCKARLENGITVAVRRLKDVIVTFEDFQQQMKVIGKMRHENVAKLMAYYFSRDDTLLVYDYYDKQSISDLLHSK; this is translated from the exons ATGTCTGCTATATATGATAACTGGGAGAGGCTAGTCGCAGCTGTTTTCAGAAAGCAGCAGCTTTGGGAACTTTTTCACGATCACTCTAGGAGCCCTAGCATACTGTCCGAAGCATCAGACTTCAGTTCTAGCTTCAATTTGGGTTCTCCCTTTCATGATCTAGCCCTGGACTTTTCTAGGCTTGGAAGTTTTTCGAGGCCACATAAAACAACTGGAAGGCTGGCTCTCGTTTCGGATTTTAGTTCCGCTTTTGATGTTGAAGATGTATTCCTAGCTTCTGCTGGCTTACTTGGGAGGGGAACTTTTGGGACTACTTATACGGTTGCAATGGGAAATGGGGTAAAAATTGTGGTGAAGAGATTGAAGTCTAGGAATATTTCAGAACAAGAGTTCAAAAATCAGATGGAGATTGTTGGAAATGTTAGACATGAGAATGTGGCTGCCCTAAGGGCTTATTATTCTTCAGAAGATGAAAGGCTGATGCTGTATGATTATTACAGTGATGGCAGCGTCCATGCATTATTACATG GACAAACTGGTCAAAGTAAATCTCATGTAGACTGGGAAACCAGACGGAGAATTGCAATTGGTGCCGCAAGGGGTATTGCTGCAATACACGCACAAAATGGTGGGAAGCTTGTCCATGGAAACATAAAAGCATCAAATGTTTTTCTTAATTCTCAAGAGGCTGGCTGTGTATCAGATCTTGGCTTGGCAACCGTGGTAGAGACAGCATTTATGCCAACTGCAGGGTGCTATGATCCACAAGTCAAGAATGCTAGAGATGTCTCCCAAGCATCAGATGTCTATAGCTTTGGGATTTTGCTCCTCCAACTTCTCACTAGAAAATCCCCTGCGCATGTCCCCGGTGGTCCTATGGCTGTTGACCTAATCAAGTTGGTAACTTCTGTGAAAAGCAAGGAGAGGGCTGCTAAGGCGTTTGATGCAGAACTACTGATGTATCCTTGGATAAGGGATCAAGCGGTTATAATGTTACAAATAGGAATAGCATGTGTAGCAAAATCAGTAAAGAAGAGACCTAAAATGTCTCAAGTAGTGAAGATGTTAGCAGATATTTGTATAATGAACCCAGCAAGTACAATGAATCCTCAAAATCTGGGTTGCTTATGCAAAGAACTTGTATTTATTGAGGGTGCTAATCCTAAATTTGAGCTTGAGGATTTGTTAGGGGCCTCTGCTGAGGTGCTTGAAAAAGGGACATTTGGGACCTTTTGCAAGGCAAGATTAGAAAATGGAATCACAGTGGCGGTTAGGAGATTGAAGGATGTAATTGTAACATTTGAGGATTTTCAGCAGCAAATGAAGGTCATTGGAAAAATGAGGCATGAGAACGTTGCTAAACTGATGGCGTACTACTTTTCAAGAGATGATACTCTCTTGGTTTATGATTATTACGATAAGCAGAGCATATCTGATTTGCTACACAGTAAGTAG
- the LOC110011900 gene encoding probable inactive receptor kinase At4g23740: MEHLVCLACHVNFTNQRFPGIGRKPLDWETRLKIAVGAARGVAHIHRQDGEKLVHGNIKSSNIFFDGQNYSIVGDAGLAKLMRPIRRSAVRDPHYYPAEVTDTRKVSQASDVYSFGVVLLELVTGRTSSQTTTDGGDVISLVNWIQSVVREEWTLEVIDVELLRYPSETEAMVQVLQIGLDCAVTVPELRPRMAQVVRMLEEISGIEPADESRLEDRWEQPTVESILEDLLEDLLPTLTP; this comes from the exons ATGGAGCATCTGGTCTGCCTCGCTTGTCATGTGAATTTCACCAACCAAAGGTTCCC AGGTATTGGTCGGAAACCTTTAGACTGGGAGACCCGGCTGAAAATTGCGGTAGGTGCAGCAAGGGGTGTTGCTCACATCCATAGACAAGATGGTGAGAAGCTTGTGCATGGAAATATAAAATCCTCAAACATTTTCTTCGATGGGCAAAATTACAGCATTGTCGGTGATGCTGGATTGGCGAAACTAATGCGTCCAATCAGAAGGTCAGCTGTCAGGGATCCTCACTACTATCCTGCGGAAGTTACAGACACCAGGAAGGTGTCTCAAGCTTCTGATGTCTACAGCTTTGGCGTTGTGCTGCTTGAACTTGTCACAGGACGGACATCTTCTCAAACAACCACGGATGGTGGTGATGTCATCTCACTAGTTAACTGGATTCAGTCTGTTGTTCGCGAAGAATGGACTCTTGAAGTGATTGACGTAGAACTTCTGAGGTATCCAAGTGAGACGGAAGCAATGGTACAAGTGTTGCAAATAGGACTGGACTGTGCTGTCACTGTCCCCGAGCTCAGACCAAGAATGGCTCAAGTGGTGAGAATGTTGGAGGAAATCAGTGGCATCGAACCAGCCGATGAATCAAGATTGGAGGATCGATGGGAGCAACCAACCGTTGAATCAATATTGGAAGATCTATTGGAGGATTTGTTGCCCACTCTTACACCATAA